The genomic DNA AGGCTTAAAGTTTGGGATCCCTTTAAGAAAAGACACAAAACTATTTTTGGATATGAAAAGTTAAATCTTGGAGTAAACAGCAAGCTGCATATCACAGAAGGAGGAGCAAAGGCAATTCTGCTAGCAGGTTTGTTGGCACATTTAACACTGTATTCCTGTTGTTGACACCAAGGTTGCTAAACCTTGACTCTTCGgcggtgatgtaagtataggcgcagtgcaaatagtTGCAGATATGAAATTCAAATtacattgcggccaggcaattattttgcagtgCTCCGTATGTAAACTTAAGGGTGGAGTGCGCACATCGAGGTCAAGATTCGACCCAATCTAAGATTGACAAATCCAAGATTGGATCCTGGATTCATTTCTGTTGCGCAGATCAAGACTGGTGGCGGATCTGCGGATCCAAGATTGAATCTAAAATTAACCCCTTAATCCTGGATTCAGGTTGTCTGTGACGCTAGTTGATTACGAAACACTGTCTCTTGAAGTGGTAATCAGGGCATAACCATGGCAACGACTAAAACCTGTGCGTTTTCTTTCTTTGAGAAAAACCTTTTATCAAATTTAATTTTTGATaactataaagatattattatataacaataaaaaaaaaacataaccaaaCATTATTTACCTTGACGGCAAGTATATGTGCTGATTAACTAATTTATGTTTGTGTTATGAATAAGACTAATCAATAACTGAATGAATTActagaacatgtatttatttacaaaacattttctttgACTGACTGATACTGGCCCGGCCCCTGATGCCGCTGTCTGTAGCTCAGCCACTACTTCGCTCCCACAGAGCAAGGCCCGCCCGCTGTCACTTCGCCGCCTGTAAGAAAGCAGAGATGACCCTGGCCCCGTCCTCCTGGAGATGACTCATAAAGAGCACACATATACATCTACatattgaaagaagaaaaagcTGAAGTTGCAAACCAGATAGCTGCTTTGAAAAGGGAGAGGAATAAGCAGTAGTATCTGTACATAAACTTGTACAGAATAATAAATACCATACACTTGTAACTATTTTCTTACATAtctgtttttttctaaatctaaTACATACTGGTGAACATGttgtttataataaaaaaaactacagtacagtagctatCTCCCCAATAATTCTAATGCAAATATAGCTCAAATTGACGTGTATCGATGAAATAGTTATCGGATATTATACCCTAGTTTAATTGGTGAAAAACTGTGTTAGCAGCTGCTGTATACGATGTCTCGTAATTTGTTGCTCGCGTAAAAATGAATATGTTGCTCACGTAAATTCAGTGATCCTGTGAATTACTACACACAGATGACGCATCAACATGAAACAGGTACTGCACCCGATTACATTCTGAAACGACCCAGTGACAGAAATCTCAGGTAGCAGTTTAATGAGTGGAGGCAGAGTCTTTTTTTGTCTCTGtgtctttttaatatattaaccAGCTCTGTTATGCATTCTTTTCTCATTCTGATTCTTTGTATAAAAGTTGTGTCACTATATTCAATAAAAGGATTGATATCTAACCAAAATAACCATCCAAAATAACCGACCATCTTCACAAGAATCCAGACTCAATCCACCTACTACCAGGATTGGAATGTAATCTAGGATTGAATTTGAATCTCTATCTGcgcaacagaaaaaaatatcaatccaGGATTCAATCTGAGATCGAGTctgagcaatgcaaattactcaataTGCACAAGTAATGAtccacaattatgataatgagggtctcactGAGCGCACCTGTTAATTTAGCGTTAATTTAGCTCATAAGTGTGGAGCCTTCAGACAGTTGTACTGCAGTCACACGACCAGTGCAGCAtgaagcttgcagtggagtggagcacccaagatggcgtccGGACCACATGGAGCACGCAGTCAGTGCAGTGCATAGTTTGCAGCGGGGTAGTACAGTCACAGACCTGGAGAGGGAGAAGAAcagacagaaaaaagaaaaacaacctgTAGGGGGCGCTAGGACGCACACACCGAGTGGGCGTACCGGGGCTGCCCAAGGGCTTCGAGTCGACAGCGGATCACAGTACAGCTGTGCCTCGCTTGAATCACAATCTCCCTTCTAATATTGTTTACACAGCTGCAAAGCAGaggaaacagaacaaaacacacgCAGCAAACTGCAAGGTTAGAAACAGACTACAATCAGCGAGCAATgtagtctgtttttttgttttgttttttttaacgaaACATAGTTGTGTAGCGTTAGCTCCACCTTCAGTTGCCAAGTTTCCGATTCTGGGGAAGTGGTGAACCGacttccagcaattaattgcaagggaactcgTAGAAGGAGCTCTGCAAGAGTCCATCACAATTGGAAAAAGGTTAGAGTTATACTCGCcttacctacctgtctgtgaaaggcaaaagagactgacGTCTCCgcacagtgactatttattacctcggtgtggcgggaccgaggacgtcactctgcagaggggcctatcagcagctttgatataaaatgctcagcaaatacctgacaagcaggcatatcccaaaaagTATCACTGGTGGTCATCTTCGATTTGAAAGGGAAcacacaaggtattttgctttattacagcagcttagattcactcatgtaccagttctctgcataTGGAaactacattttcacaaaatttcactagtaatctccAAAACcagcacaagtactttacgcatagctaatttacatatcaacccccacctttcccattctttcgcatgacgtcgggtgaaaagcctggtttactcaagaaaaataaactgagtgactggaaacccaaaaaagcattttacacaagatatttttctcaagcaaatgtctcaagccaaaaaaaaaaaacacgcatagAAACCCAATGATTTGTCAGGTTAAATAGGCTTCACCGAAGTCAAAATGGAAATAAAGTAAGTATGATGCAAATCTGATTTCAGTAAGCACCTTTGGTGTACTGCTCACTTATGAGATTTTCACTGATGTGGTTGACTCAAGAATCTTTCTTATTTATGGTGGAGGAGAGCACCagtgtttatatttattaatatttgctGCAGTGTCCATGGAACATTGAGGTACCTGCAATGGTTCTAGGAGTGATGCTAGTATCAAGCAGTAAATCAGGTTTGAATTGTAGATCATCCACAGTACAACAAAGGACTTGTGAGAAAGTTATGTGGCTGTAAGAAATGTTTTTGAAGCCTGATTTTTACACCTTTAAAGTGATTGAAGCTAACAAAAATTCCATAAATGTTatatttgggcagtttaaaaaaaatgagaaaaaccacaaagaaagtgatttctatcatttctaattgctctatcaaaatatataaattagagattcagctttataataaaatgtattatgtaataataaattattacataacatgcataaaatgaaaaataacatgcaaaataactaatttcatacttAAGTATTTGGACAATCAATATATTTTGTATGAAACTCgctgctaattattgacaattatcatgactgaaaaccaacacctgatgataatttatagaataaataaacacataatcatgaagtgctgaaaaataaattggacattTGTGATTtacaaaaagcaacaaaaatggtttcagtagaacaattagaaattgtAGAAATCATTTcgaggtttttttctttttatagtcGCAGACAAAATACTTGTGTCCGCGACTGTATAACTATATGTGcagtaaaagaaacaaaaattatAACACTTTTTTCAATTTTAGAACATAATATCTGGAGCTAAACTAGGGTAAAGAAAGTTCAAAGATTTCTTGCCTTTCCTTTCAGGAAgtttgttacacttgcacttcctgggtcaatgGTATCGCAAAAAGTCTGCCGGAAACCAtgatattagtacagtatttcatgttcgaagtcacattttttaatttgtcagctTTTCGTTAAGTATTTGGAAAGCTACAAAGtggaatgtaattcaatacgttaacataacattattcggcaggttttgttcgactttatgaagcaacatgtgttaattctatagcgtgatgcaacatttttggccacagctgtagtggGGTAATTACAAGAAAGAAGGACCTAAAGGAGTGGGGACCATAAAAGTGTAATATTATCGGATAGCAAGAAACGGAGATTAACGTAACCGAGTGTGGTACAAGACATGTTTTAATTTGAGATGCATGTCATTTTGTTAACGACTCACTTTGATTTTTTGAACTTTTAATATGCTACctgtttgtttgggttttttttttttaccactgtgTGGGAGTGTATGTTGTATCAGTAAGAGTCTTGCTTAAATTCTGTTGCTGTTCTATGTCAACTATTTCTAGATGTTCATTAAAACACCTATTTGAAAGGGTTAACTGGTCAGAAGTGATAAGTGATCACTGGTGATGATTAATTACACTGCAAATTTACCTGTTTAGTACAGTATTCTTGGGTTTCATTAATAGGACTGTTTGTTCACACAGGTGAGGTCAGCCTGTGGGACCTAAAGGGCTGCACTGTTGTGTCCGTCTTCACTCCAGACAGCAAAATTCAATGCCTGTCTCTGACACATGACAAGGAAACGATTCTACTTGGTATGAGCGATAACCCGGCCCTAATCACCATGAAGCTGACGTCAAAGGAAATCATGAAAACAAGTTCAAAGGGAATGGATTTGTTTGGGGAAATATCGAGCAGCAGTGATGAAGAGGAAGATGAGAGTGGCAAAGACCCAGCCTTGAGTGCCTAAACCAATCCTGTGCTGGCTTTTTCATCTCAAATTGATGCATTCAAACACACACCAACGACAACAACAAATGCAAAGTAAATGGTACTGCCATATTCTCCTGTAGTGTTtcaatatacatatttttgttcAGTTTCATAAATATAAACTGTTAACTTGTGGTGTGTCTAGTACCATGGAGGAGTATTACAGTGGGATGAGGTATTTTTCAATTAGTTTGTTTCCTTAAAGGAGGCCATGAACTGTAACATTTACTTGTGTACTGTTACAGTTGAGATACTattgaaagaacaaaaaaaatagatattataGTTTGTACATCCACAACTATACAAAAAAATTTGCAGGACTAACCCTTATAAATTCATATGTTAGACAAAAAGACaatactgtataggaaagactATTTGGATGTATAATTCATATACTCTGTATTTGTGATTAATATTAAAgtacaaataattatacatttaaatgatatgaaaataaaattatatgTTACTGGTTAAACAAGTACATAGATCCAGGTAGAGGCTTACATCTTCCTTAACTACAAGTGAGCACTATTGAGCAGTGGGTCTCTGAGGATTGCAATACACCAGAAACTGTATACTTGTACACAGTGTATTTGCATTAGAGGCATGTTGCCATCTGGCAGTCGGTTTTGAGTTGTGATGTCAACAGGTTCAAGTCATTTCATGGTCACAGGAGTTCTGAAACAGAAGTACTGTAATTGTACAGTGAGCAATACTGGGGCAAAAATGTTATACATGAGATAGGATATCCTGACAGATTCAAagagtggcactggaacaatttttatagtgggggtgctgaaagccatgcCTTTGGTTGCTATTGtgttacatgttaataaaacaaagctagCATCAACACCTATTTAACTAAAATAGAAATCTTTAACTACAGTCGTTGCTACAATGTTTACAAGATTACCATACAACGTTTAGTGCAAACAGATCGaaaagtactgtatacagttatgatccacttaaatactgcaatttagaaatgtttacaGCAGTCAGACTAAAGCAAGCCTGCTTAAAtggcaacattttatttaaaaatttaaaaaaattgacatATACATTAGTGTGCATTAGTTTACTGATCTGCCTCTGAGTGGAATTACCTACTAGAACAGACTGAATGATCTTTACTAGCCCTGTACAGTCACCAATCTGCAGTGTTTAAAAAGTCACAGGACATGGAGCTAACAATTCCGTTGTATGGACAAATACGTTGTATGAATTAAGATACATACATACCATTTTTCATAGTTTCCCCTGAGCCAGCGGGGGGTGGAGTTGGGGTGCTGGTGGTTTTCTATTAAGATATATacatacctgtttttttttttttactgttccccCTTAGAGACAGCGAGCAGGCGGGGTGGGGCACTTGTTAGGATAACATTTTACAATTGGCAATCTACAATATTATCGGGAAAACCATGCTCTAAATCGGGAGTCAGGTATGCATGTTACATTAGCAGGGGTTCCCATAACTGCTATGCAGGTACGCATCCcgcaccaataaaaaaaaaaaaaaaagcatacttccatattgtttttaaGATGCAAATGCGTactgtcagtacatttttaacaggaaaacaTTCTTTATACAGACAAcatattatctggctgtgactagggtgaccagacgtcccggtgtccgacattttgctcaaaatatttaaaaactccCGATTCTCAGCCACTTCACGTAGCGCGACACACTCTAagtaccttttgtcaaaataacgtaaacaacgcttgaaaacaaaataaaataaaataaaataaacaaggtactagggtaatcaagaacattatttttgtaaagtgATTTAACACAGGCATACGTGCTAATTCCTCAGTGCGCCatgcgttttcatttagtttatattcaatatgaatctacaattgtgtgtaatatGGTCgttttgtagctgttcagttctggtgggatttagcccagacacCGTTAGGCTGAGCACCGAGAGGTTGCAAGCATCCGAATCCACCACAGCAACCACGTTAATAAATACAGCCTAAAGCAgagtaaagaaagaaaaatgccaaaacatAAACGTATTTTTAACGATttaatgtagtattattattattattattattattattattattattgcactcAATATTAAAGTATGCAATATGcataacacaatatggctacttaaactaattagccacataTTATATACccaggagtgtactgaaattaagtatagctgcttaaaaaaaaacccaaaaaacaagataatactaagagtgagagaATGGCTATTCAAATAACCATTCAAATAGCCTATGTTTAAATGggttaattagtcttatcaattatttaataatgtgtgccggttttgagctttgaaaatctactCACCCTAGCTGTGACCCCTAACCTGATTTTCTATTGAGTCTCATGATCTCCAGGCAACAGAGCTTATTATCGCTGACCATAATTAAATACCACtccccatatttcacttaagGCCGGAGGGTTCCAATTCACTAAAATGTGACAGCAGGGATCTCaatttagctgtccattcagagaagagggatgtagttaTGGGGAGTGGTTTGAGCCATTACATTTAAAAGTGAGTTGAACCAAATTAATCTATTtaagcattttacttaaaataatatatttgttccTTAAGTTCTATCCTTCTATAAATACTGTTGAGCTGTCAAGCTAGCATGTTCAACAACGCTGAtaaagtgaatgttttgttttttgcttccgAATCCCCAGTGCTGGAATATACCATTGAAATAAACAAGCAGAGAATGAGCGATGATTTGCTACACATTGTAATAAACAGCAATCCAgactcctacttaaacattcataaactgTTGTTGTCTCCGACCCTGCCATTAAGCAGTGCTGCGTGTGAGTGCGGGTTTTCCTAcgtcaacattaaaaaaaaatatatatatatattcctctcAATCTCACCTTTCTGCCCCGATGCATATTCATATGTGTGGGTGAATCatttgagtagtccagacccaataaGAAACCATAATTTGTttgttaacaaatacaaaaatgatatcAATAAATTAAACATGGCATCAGACTGTAATGTCGCTGGCACTATAGGAGCTACCATGGCAGTAGAATCTCCAAATTTGAACCCCTAATCCTTGACATCCCAATTGTTTAACTGTTGGAGAAGGAGGTGGTGGAGCGAGACAGCATGGATAATGACCTCTAATTTTGGCGAGtacaaaaccatttctgctggtactcatgcGAGAACCGAATGATGTTATGTAAAACACGGCACattagcattttttaaatggcaaTTGGTGAACATAAAATTAGCCAGCACCTTTGTACATATTCCAGTCCTGCAGTTCAAATGAAAGTAATATGATGGAACACATGATTGAAACAAATGCAAGTCACAGAAATGCAATTGGTTATTGCAATCTATAAGACACTGAACTCCCAGAAGCCCCACGATTTAACTCTCCTTTAGAGTAACAAATCATTGCTTTGCCCTATGTCTGCTaggacataaataataataaatatggtaATAATACTGAAGTTGTCTGCAAATTACTTCTATGAAGTAGCAACTCTTGTGTTTTCAATGTATTATGTTCCATAAATGACTGGTTCAAGTAAAATAAGAGAgaaactgaataaaataaaaggggCAGGAAAACCAGGAATTCACCAAAATTTCCAATACAAGTCATATTTGAATCCCTGTAAAGCCAGGCAAGGTTAGCTAATGGAAATATGACTTCTGAAAAacaatttttttataaataaataaaaattaattaattaattgattaattaattaaataaatatacacacacacacacatttttttatatatatatatatatatatatatatatatataaaataaaataataatgatcactggcacagttttatttaaatactgcaAAGTTACAAAATTAAATTAGTAAATACCAAACAATATACTAAAACAGTGACATTTGCCTTGGAAGACATTAAAAGTTGCCAATGATTTgttttacaactttaaaaaaaaaaaaaaaaaaaaaaaaggagagcatTGTCTCTTCATCATGATTATAAATACTGTGAATGCAAGTTAGTTTGTAACCTTGTGTTGTGCCTTGTTCCATCAATGTGCTATCCATCAATAATCAAGTATGCAAACAAATATACAGTGTAGAGTTACTTGTGTTCTGCCCACACAGTTCTTTTCAACTACTGCCTCTtcataaagttttaaacaaaaagtgAATCTGACTAAACAAACAGTTCCTCCTGTACAGAGAGAAATGgcagcatttctttatttttaaatacatcttcTGTAATCTTAAGGTTAAATGGAGATGTTTTCTTTCAGGTCTATGCTACGATGCATTGTTCTTTTTTGTCGCAAGAGCACCCAGTTAcaacttgcattattattatttttgacaaGTGCAGAAACACACAAATCACAAGACTTAAAGTACAGCAACTTTAATATTTCATTAATACTATCGACTAAAAAGTATTGCATAGTCATATGCACTTGTTCTAGAAGATTGTTTTACCTGCAAAGAAAATGcaacgatacaaaaaaaaaaaaaaaaaaaaagtgttgatgGACATCACTACCTCGACCTTCTGTCTTTTTTAGTTTTCTCAATGCTTTTGTCCATTGTCTTTTCACTATCCCCTCTGCATTTGGGACAGTACCACTTTCCCTTTGGCTTATAGGTGAGTCCAACACATGAGAAATGAAACCACTCGATGGGGCACTGTTCATTGTCACACCCTATCATTTCACCGTAAGACACTTGGTTGCACAGGCAGTAAGTGGGCTCGTTGGGATCGATGGCAAACTCGACGGGAGAGACCTCTCGCTCTTGCTTGGCTTTTGTCCGTTTTTTCTTCTTGGCTGATTTAGATTTCTTCTCCTTGGGCGGCTGCTCCTCACCGGCCGCCTCCTCCTCCAACGCCACCCCATTGGCGATGTGGCACGATTCGTGGCTTTCGCTGTTGCGCTGCCGGCGGATTCGTCTGGTTGAAGGCCTCTCCGGCAGCACGGCCTCGGGCTTCGCTTTCTCCACAGGCTTTTCGACCTCTTGTGGCTCCTGGAAACACTGCGAATGGGCCTCCATCTGCCTGGATCGGTTCTCCACCTGTTCCATCACCTGAGTGACCACATGGAGCTTCTCATCTCCCAACTCCTGGCTGCTGATCAGAGCTCGCTGGAGATGATTCTGCAGCCTCTTCCTCTGACTCAGGTCAGTCTCTTTTTTATACTTCTCGTAGACATCATCAACTTCTTTCAAAACTTCTGCAAAAAAAAGTACAACATAGTTTCAAAGTGATGTACAATTTTACAGttaattattttatacagttaaTTATTACCTGCACTGTAACTTTGTAAGACTATGAACGCCCCAACACCGTACCTGGTACTTCACTATTACTTCAAGAAAGACACGCATTCTCTTACTATAAATGTCTTACACAAACAGTAAGAGCAAAGGAAGCAACTGGTTAAATTGAATTAGTTagcatcagtaaaaaaaaaaacaaaaaaaacacatttccaaaaCATTTGTGTAAATGACATTAACTTCAAACTAGAGATAGGGTTAGTGTTCAGAGAGATGCTCTGGAGTTTGTATTTTCTAGTGTAGTTCCGATAATTACGAAAAATACACACTTAATTGCCTCTTACTGTATGTTGaggaaagagaaataaaaacatgGTGGCAtgtaacaaaatgttttctactatACGACAACAGTTTTATATGCATTATTACTGAAGGAAGTCAGTGTGCGATTTGTACAGACAGCAGTGTGCTCCGCTCACATCCACTTCCGTATTCAAGGCTCGGACAGACTCCCATAATGCCGAGCGAGTTTGTCCATAATTCTATGCGTTTAAATCACAGgcgccattattggagcccaTTACTGTGTATACGTCATGGGAACACACGAAAAGTATGATAAAATGCGATTGTGGTTCAAATTACCAAATGTTACTGTCCAGTGAATTATTTTATCAATAAAGCATTcaaagttatgtatttttttttatattcaagttttctgtttcttaattttttaatttgtgtatagCATGTACTCTAGCTAGCTAGATGCTTGATTCTTGTGTGAGACAATCATTTCAATTTACATTTAATTGATAACCATAATGTCTGGGAATAAACAAGAAAATACGGATAGCATTTGCTTTTAGGggggctgtttgttttttgtcaacTTACTTCGCTATTAATAAACTTAACCTACACACTGTATTCATCCACTAAAGGCACCGTAGTTATGCTGCAACAAAAAATGTCACAAAATATTAAGACAAAGCAGCCCagtatttgaagaaaaaaaaagattttaaaaatactaaCTGCAGTATAACACGAAACCGAATTATTAACACAGGCTTTGTAAAACataatacaatatattaataTACAATACTAAAATAATGCACAGCAGAAAGGTAATAGCACTTACCTTAGAGGTATCCACCGTTTGCGAATAATAAATCAAAATCCATGAAAACGTGCCACTGAATCCACGTAAATTCATCAAATGAAGAAACAGATCAAACATTTAAAGTCCGAACTGTAACGTTAACTTTGTACATGGTGTTACTTGTAGTGATTCATTTGCACAGGTTTCTGGAGTCTAGTATCTCCAGTATCtccaataataatactaattttattataaatatttcacAATCCAATCCTGCCTAACAATGCTGAATGTGTACGCGAATATAACATTACGATCTTAAGGAAAATGCGCAAAATGTAACCAATGATTTTCAACCGCAGGCTACTATAAAATTCATGAGTATTTTCGCGAGGACTAGTAGTGTAAATAACGATTTACGCGCCAGTTATTACACTTGACCATATTTGCTGTAAGGTAAATCTCTCTTTTCAAACTCAATGTTAATCCAAAGCATATAATAACTAAGTAGAAAACACAcgcatttctgttttatttcttttttttttttactcttaaatattttaaatgtgtgaTTATTTGTAGGGCTTGACACAAACCTGTAACTTAAGTGTAAAATTGTGTAGTTTGTTGCCTTGCTTTAAAGTAGTTGTGTTCGTACTGCCACCCACCGGATTTGTAAGTATACTTTGTTAAGGGAAGCGTACTATTGATTATTTTGCCCGGTAGAAAATAAACATAGGGCGGCCATGTTATTGTAAAAGTAATGAGCACATTTTCAATGTTTCAACATCCAACCAATTCAGATCAGGGACAGAGTTTATGAAATCCTCAATTTTGTTGGACGTAAGCAAAGCCTGCGCTGTGAAAcgtaaaaaaatcaattaaaaaaaactggtttagtaataatcaaattaatttaaaatgacaataacacTAATCCAGTAGACATACGAAACGTCCATTCAACGTGTTTCTGTCCGCAAC from Acipenser ruthenus chromosome 2, fAciRut3.2 maternal haplotype, whole genome shotgun sequence includes the following:
- the LOC117408677 gene encoding inhibitor of growth protein 2-like; amino-acid sequence: MLGHYPIVEKNQLVSYVEDYLECVESLPLDIQRNVSLLREIDTKYQEVLKEVDDVYEKYKKETDLSQRKRLQNHLQRALISSQELGDEKLHVVTQVMEQVENRSRQMEAHSQCFQEPQEVEKPVEKAKPEAVLPERPSTRRIRRQRNSESHESCHIANGVALEEEAAGEEQPPKEKKSKSAKKKKRTKAKQEREVSPVEFAIDPNEPTYCLCNQVSYGEMIGCDNEQCPIEWFHFSCVGLTYKPKGKWYCPKCRGDSEKTMDKSIEKTKKDRRSR